From Actinosynnema mirum DSM 43827, a single genomic window includes:
- a CDS encoding ParA family protein, with protein MESRPDDNADPVGDSTVWTPIAEEAARATSVLHPDSLQLPKPTRRRVLTVANQKGGVGKTTSTVNLAAALAIHGLKVLVIDLDPQGNASTALGVEHRSGTPSVYEVLIGEISISEAAQQSTASPNLYCVPATIDLAGAEIELVSMVARESRLKEALSPEALDDFQPDYVFIDCPPSLGLLTVNAMCAAQEVLIPIQCEYYALEGLGQLLRNIELVQAHLNPHLNVSTILLTMYDGRTKLADQVTSEVRGHFGDTVLKTVIPRSVKVSEAPGYGQTILAYDPGSRGAMSYLDAAREIAVYGSEMGLA; from the coding sequence CTGGAGTCCCGGCCTGACGACAACGCGGACCCGGTAGGAGACAGCACCGTGTGGACCCCGATCGCGGAGGAAGCAGCTCGCGCCACTAGCGTCCTGCATCCCGACTCCCTCCAACTCCCCAAGCCCACCCGGCGCCGCGTCTTGACCGTGGCGAACCAGAAGGGCGGCGTGGGCAAGACGACCAGCACGGTCAACCTCGCCGCCGCGCTGGCCATCCACGGGCTCAAGGTTCTCGTCATCGACCTCGACCCGCAGGGCAACGCGAGCACGGCGCTCGGCGTCGAGCACCGCTCCGGCACCCCGTCCGTGTACGAGGTGCTGATCGGCGAGATCTCCATCTCCGAGGCCGCCCAGCAGAGCACCGCCTCCCCGAACCTCTACTGCGTGCCCGCCACGATCGACCTCGCGGGCGCCGAGATCGAGCTCGTCTCGATGGTGGCCCGCGAGTCCCGCCTCAAGGAGGCGCTGAGCCCGGAGGCGCTGGACGACTTCCAGCCCGACTACGTGTTCATCGACTGCCCGCCGTCGCTGGGCCTGCTGACGGTCAACGCGATGTGCGCGGCCCAGGAGGTCCTGATCCCGATCCAGTGCGAGTACTACGCGCTGGAGGGGCTCGGTCAGCTCCTGCGGAACATCGAGCTGGTGCAGGCGCACCTCAACCCGCACCTGAACGTCAGCACGATCCTGCTGACGATGTACGACGGTCGCACCAAGCTCGCCGACCAGGTGACCAGCGAGGTGCGCGGCCACTTCGGCGACACCGTCCTCAAGACCGTGATCCCCCGCAGCGTGAAGGTGTCCGAGGCACCGGGCTACGGGCAGACCATCCTGGCCTACGATCCGGGCTCACGAGGCGCGATGAGCTACCTCGACGCCGCTCGGGAGATCGCGGTCTACGGCTCGGAGATGGGGTTGGCATGA
- a CDS encoding ParB/RepB/Spo0J family partition protein: MTEQRKGGLGRGLAALIPSGPPPGAPAPLRSVPSGAPARPATEEPPAAAPPPVEVAGAVYQELPVTSIRTNPKQPRHVFDEDALHELEHSIREFGLMQPIVVRMLKPGEYELVMGERRWRATQLAGLKTIPAIVRQTADDAMLRDALLENIHRVQLNPLEEAAAYQQLLQEFDVTHEELAERIGRSRPVVTNTIRLLKLPLPVQRRVAAGVLSAGHARALLGLDDPGAQEDLATRIVAEGMSVRATEEAVVLARGAEPTKAKQAKRKPVEAPGLQELAERLSDNFDTRVKVELGQRKGRIVVEFGSVDDLERIIGLMSPEGAHQGRSDSMG, translated from the coding sequence ATGACGGAACAGCGCAAGGGTGGCCTGGGGCGCGGGCTCGCGGCCCTCATCCCGAGCGGCCCCCCGCCGGGTGCACCGGCCCCGCTCCGGAGCGTCCCCAGCGGCGCCCCTGCGCGACCGGCCACCGAGGAGCCGCCCGCCGCCGCTCCCCCGCCCGTCGAGGTGGCGGGCGCGGTGTACCAGGAGCTGCCGGTCACCTCGATCAGGACCAACCCGAAGCAGCCGCGTCACGTGTTCGACGAGGACGCGCTGCACGAGCTGGAGCACTCGATCCGCGAGTTCGGCCTCATGCAGCCGATCGTCGTGCGGATGCTCAAGCCGGGCGAGTACGAACTGGTCATGGGTGAGCGCCGGTGGCGCGCCACCCAGCTCGCCGGCCTGAAGACGATCCCGGCGATCGTCCGCCAGACCGCCGACGACGCGATGCTGCGGGACGCGCTGCTGGAGAACATCCACCGCGTGCAGCTGAACCCGCTCGAAGAGGCAGCGGCGTACCAGCAGCTGCTGCAGGAGTTCGACGTCACCCACGAGGAGCTGGCGGAGCGGATCGGCCGCAGCCGCCCGGTCGTCACCAACACGATCCGGCTGCTGAAGCTCCCGCTCCCCGTGCAGCGGCGGGTGGCGGCGGGTGTGCTGTCGGCCGGTCACGCGCGGGCGCTGCTCGGCCTGGACGACCCCGGCGCGCAGGAGGACCTGGCGACCCGGATCGTCGCCGAGGGCATGTCGGTGCGGGCGACCGAGGAGGCCGTCGTGCTGGCGAGGGGCGCGGAGCCCACGAAGGCGAAGCAGGCGAAGCGGAAGCCGGTGGAGGCGCCGGGGCTGCAGGAGCTGGCGGAGCGGCTGTCGGACAACTTCGACACGCGCGTGAAGGTCGAGCTGGGTCAGCGGAAGGGCCGGATCGTCGTCGAGTTCGGCTCGGTGGACGACCTGGAGCGGATCATCGGTCTCATGTCGCCGGAGGGGGCCCACCAGGGCCGTTCCGACAGCATGGGATGA
- a CDS encoding NUDIX hydrolase: protein MTQLNPRKFRVAAYAVVIDDGKMLLSRWIGSGEKLWILPGGGIEFGEDPYDAVIREVHEETGYHVEVQRLLGMQTSVGKRVSNVDGLEYDYHRLRIIYEAKVVGGELTFEVDGSTDEAAWFPLDQVPALDHVESVDFGLELLRAAPPHGHLPSFT from the coding sequence ATGACTCAGCTCAACCCGAGGAAGTTCCGCGTGGCCGCCTACGCGGTCGTCATCGACGACGGGAAGATGCTCCTCTCCCGCTGGATCGGCTCCGGCGAGAAGCTGTGGATCCTGCCGGGCGGAGGGATCGAGTTCGGCGAGGACCCCTACGACGCGGTCATCAGGGAGGTCCACGAGGAGACCGGGTACCACGTGGAGGTCCAGCGGCTCCTCGGGATGCAGACCTCGGTCGGCAAGCGCGTCAGCAACGTCGACGGACTGGAGTACGACTACCACCGGCTGCGCATCATCTACGAGGCCAAGGTCGTCGGCGGCGAGCTGACCTTCGAGGTGGACGGGTCCACCGACGAGGCCGCCTGGTTCCCGCTCGACCAGGTGCCCGCGCTCGACCACGTCGAGTCGGTCGACTTCGGGTTGGAACTCCTCCGCGCCGCACCGCCGCACGGGCACCTGCCGAGTTTCACGTGA
- a CDS encoding protein jag: MSETLQAADVDAPEADSEGVAENRSSGSAEDLLVQEGDIAGDYLERLLDLLDYDGDIDLDVEAGRAIVSIDGGEDLEKLVGPRGTVLESLQELTRLAVQQETGVRSRLMLDIAGWRAGRRAELAELGRTTAEKVAASGEKVRLHPMTPFERKVVHDAVASVAGVHSESEGEEPQRRVVVLPQS; encoded by the coding sequence GTGTCGGAGACGTTGCAGGCGGCCGACGTGGACGCGCCTGAGGCGGACTCGGAGGGCGTGGCGGAGAACCGGTCGTCCGGTTCCGCCGAGGACTTGCTCGTCCAGGAAGGCGACATCGCCGGTGACTACCTGGAGCGCCTGCTCGACCTGCTGGACTACGACGGCGACATCGACCTGGACGTCGAGGCCGGGCGAGCCATCGTCAGCATCGACGGCGGTGAGGACCTGGAGAAGCTCGTCGGCCCGAGGGGGACGGTCCTGGAGTCCCTCCAGGAGCTGACCCGCCTCGCGGTGCAGCAGGAGACCGGCGTGCGGAGCAGGCTCATGCTCGACATCGCCGGGTGGCGGGCGGGCAGGCGCGCCGAGCTGGCCGAGCTGGGCCGGACCACGGCGGAGAAGGTCGCCGCCAGCGGGGAGAAGGTGCGGCTGCACCCGATGACCCCGTTCGAGCGCAAGGTCGTGCACGACGCGGTCGCCTCGGTGGCGGGCGTGCACAGCGAGAGCGAGGGCGAGGAGCCCCAGCGGCGGGTCGTGGTTCTCCCGCAGAGCTGA
- the rsmG gene encoding 16S rRNA (guanine(527)-N(7))-methyltransferase RsmG, with translation MTGEVDARVERVFGEHSAKAVEFTAMLTEHGVERGLIGPREVDRLWERHVLNSAVVAELLPQGSKVVDVGSGAGLPGIPLAIARPDLELVLLEPMARRVAWLTEVVDALGLQVEVVRGRAEEGPVRKRLADRDVVTARAVAPLERLAGWCLPLLRPGGHLVALKGESAQEEIDRDAEAVRRAGGVRPRVASCGGDVLDVPTTLVVVERAEPAARKDRRAKKAR, from the coding sequence ATGACCGGAGAAGTTGATGCCCGCGTTGAACGGGTCTTCGGCGAGCACAGCGCGAAGGCGGTGGAGTTCACCGCCATGCTCACCGAGCACGGGGTCGAGCGCGGGCTCATCGGTCCCCGAGAGGTCGACCGCCTCTGGGAGCGGCACGTCCTGAATTCAGCCGTCGTCGCGGAGTTGCTTCCCCAGGGGAGCAAGGTCGTGGACGTAGGCTCGGGTGCGGGCCTGCCCGGCATCCCCCTGGCGATCGCTCGGCCGGATCTGGAGCTGGTGCTCCTGGAGCCGATGGCCCGCCGGGTCGCGTGGCTGACCGAGGTGGTCGACGCGCTCGGCTTGCAGGTCGAGGTGGTGCGCGGTCGGGCCGAGGAGGGGCCGGTGCGGAAGCGGCTGGCGGACAGGGACGTCGTGACGGCGCGCGCCGTGGCCCCGCTCGAACGGCTCGCCGGGTGGTGCCTGCCGCTGCTGCGACCGGGCGGCCACCTCGTCGCCCTCAAGGGCGAGAGCGCGCAGGAGGAGATCGACCGCGACGCGGAGGCGGTGCGGCGGGCCGGCGGTGTCCGGCCGCGCGTGGCCTCCTGCGGCGGTGACGTGCTCGACGTGCCGACGACGCTGGTGGTCGTCGAGCGCGCAGAACCGGCGGCCCGGAAGGACCGCAGAGCAAAAAAGGCTCGGTGA